In the genome of Desulfovibrio aminophilus DSM 12254, one region contains:
- a CDS encoding ChbG/HpnK family deacetylase — MRVIVNVDDLGLHPAVRRAVEDLGRIGIVTSSTLLVNGPDAEQAAKTTGVGLGVHLNILRGRPTLPPGEVDSLVGPDGLFLGDYTALFKRYLTGRIDHGQVEREWTAQVERARELGVSPTHFDSEKHIHAWPTLMAVAARVAGKFGVGWLRRPVECQKLARMDAGGLRTKFLGVCSLFQKRPARVRWPDLAFGIADQGRFLLPERFRAYAARAPKARVVEIVCHPGKPLPGDPDIPAEYGKLRVAAQWEAEYKALSDPEWLRVLGEMGAKLVHYGQMP; from the coding sequence ATGCGCGTGATCGTGAACGTGGACGACCTGGGGCTGCACCCGGCGGTGCGGCGGGCCGTGGAGGATCTCGGCCGGATCGGCATCGTCACCTCCTCCACCCTGCTGGTCAACGGACCGGACGCCGAACAAGCGGCGAAGACCACCGGCGTGGGCCTGGGCGTCCACCTGAACATCCTGCGCGGACGGCCGACCCTCCCGCCGGGCGAGGTGGACAGTCTGGTGGGCCCGGACGGGCTCTTCCTGGGCGACTACACGGCCCTTTTCAAGCGCTACCTCACCGGCCGCATCGACCACGGCCAGGTGGAACGCGAGTGGACCGCCCAGGTGGAGCGGGCCAGGGAACTGGGCGTCAGCCCCACGCATTTCGACTCCGAGAAGCACATCCACGCCTGGCCCACGCTCATGGCCGTGGCCGCCAGGGTGGCCGGGAAATTCGGCGTGGGCTGGCTGCGACGGCCCGTGGAGTGCCAGAAGCTGGCCCGGATGGACGCGGGCGGGCTGCGGACCAAGTTCCTGGGCGTCTGCTCCCTGTTCCAGAAGCGCCCGGCGCGGGTGCGCTGGCCCGACCTGGCCTTCGGCATCGCGGACCAGGGCCGCTTTCTCCTGCCCGAACGCTTCCGGGCCTACGCCGCCCGCGCACCCAAGGCCCGGGTGGTGGAGATCGTCTGCCACCCCGGCAAGCCCCTGCCCGGCGACCCGGACATCCCGGCCGAGTATGGCAAACTGCGCGTGGCCGCCCAGTGGGAGGCCGAGTACAAGGCCCTTTCCGACCCGGAATGGCTCCGCGTCCTGGGCGAGATGGGGGCCAAGCTTGTGCACTACGGCCAGATGCCGTAA